A window of Gossypium hirsutum isolate 1008001.06 chromosome D13, Gossypium_hirsutum_v2.1, whole genome shotgun sequence genomic DNA:
ATCATTggtttttcaacaaaaaaaacataaacagaTCAATAAAAGTAAATGCATTGAATTTCTCCAGTAAACTGCATCATCATCCCACACGGGAGCAACTTCCTCTTTCTTACACTCCCACAAGAGGGACCCTAAATACTCCCTACAATCTTCAGCACTGTCGATAAAATCACAGAAATTTACTTAAGAGCATGAGTCAAAACACTCTTGAAACTGCTTGTGCTCCATGCAATAAACTATAGCTCAACAAACAACCCAATTTACCTTGTATTATTATCGAAGAAACCGACAGTGATACTCTGATTAGCAACTGCCAATTTGTGTTCAGCAGAAGCTCTGACTTGTTCTTCAACAGTTTGAACCTTATCAAAGAAAATATAATCAAACACAATTCAAGGTAAAACAAAATGGTACGCAACAGAAAACACTACTTAATGATTAGGAACATACTGTTTCAAAACGTAAAACAAGTACATCCTTCTTCTGGCCTAGCCTATGAGCTCTTGCTTGTGCTTCAAATCGAGACAGAGAATAATCGTCGTTTCGCATCCATTCTGAGTTATCAATGCATATCATGGTAGCCTAATTGACcgatttgaaaattgaaaaccaaaaaagaaaaatcaacaaaaCCCTTTTGAGTAAcgaaaaaagaagataaaaaatactaaataattaataatttagaaGAAGGAGATCAAAAGAGGAATCTAAAATTGAATAGCTTACCTCGAGAACCATGGCTAAAAAACCGACAAAAAACACAGAATAGAAATGTTAAAAAGAatggaaaaatcaaagaaaaaacacTTCACTCTTTCTTCAATGGATTAAGCTAGAATTTCCAATTTTGTGAAtatattgaagagaaaaagagagggtTTTGGTGTGCGGAGCAGATAGTGTTGGGAGGAAATGGGGAAGGGAAATTTGATGCCGAGACGAGAAGAAACGATGACGACAGATTAATCAACGGAATCagtgggaaatgggaggagaaaatgattaggacggaagaggagagggtcgggtagggagggagggtaaaacagagagatgGGGAGGGAGGCCGGGCGTAATGGCTAATACAACGATTTGGGAACGGATTGTAAAACacgggaatttggggattaggggcgtaatgtaatacgcgcgtaatggctaatacagcgaaccaaacgccggattaagggcgtaatgtaatacgcgcgtaatcggggcgtaatggattgggtaatacggcgaaccaaacacgctgtaaaatttcaaaataatcaaGATCTAAAAAGAACTTTAATATAAATCTTCaaagatcaatatatatataaccgaAATGTTAAAaccatgaaatttcatgaatcaatcatttcaaaaaaaaataaaggaaacttAGTCAAGAACAAAACCAAATGCGGAAACATACCTGATCCATTGATTTCTTGGAATCTTCGATCTTgtggttttgatcttccaaattagcacacaagtaattCAGAGAAGGtgactctctcttttctaaagatgagaTATTAGAAGAGTTACCtgtgtgtaatttggggaccataagcctaatatataacttttgcatattAATCCTAATTTCCAATCagcccatcatcaattagaaattagttactagagtatctataCATGTTTGGTTCATACTAAATTAGATCAcatttaatttgggctaatattttatgatagtaaataataacacgtaattactattattatatattcaATAGAACATGCTCTTTACTAGAAAGATTCCTTAGTTTATTTGAGTCAAGAAGATAGATTTGGATATATTTGCACTTTTAGGTGAGAAATAGagaaatgtttttattatttgcaaatttttgaaaaaaaataatgatgtaacttatgtgttttctaattttaaaatcccacaacaaatatttattttaaaagagttTGAAAGTTCACAATTACTTAGTAGATATAGCTAAACGTACATATGCATTTTAAGTTCAAAGATTAAACAAATGTCGAAGATTTTGTAAATATAGTAAGATGTTATCATGTGTTACAATTACAAGGTAAAATAAGTTGTTCATGCATTTGTTTCTATTGCAAGGGTTTTGCTTTTGATGAAGAAATCTAGGCGGGTGtgctttttttt
This region includes:
- the LOC107937470 gene encoding chromatin structure-remodeling complex protein SYD isoform X1 yields the protein MICIDNSEWMRNDDYSLSRFEAQARAHRLGQKKDVLVLRFETVQTVEEQVRASAEHKLAVANQSITVGFFDNNTSAEDCREYLGSLLWECKKEEVAPVWDDDAVYWRNSMHLLLLICLCFFC
- the LOC107937470 gene encoding chromatin structure-remodeling complex protein SYD isoform X3, giving the protein MICIDNSEWMRNDDYSLSRFEAQARAHRLGQKKDVLVLRFETVQTVEEQVRASAEHKLAVANQSITVGFFDNNTSSW
- the LOC107937470 gene encoding chromodomain-helicase-DNA-binding protein 3 isoform X2 is translated as MICIDNSEWMRNDDYSLSRFEAQARAHRLGQKKDVLVLRFETVQTVEEQVRASAEHKLAVANQSITVGFFDNNTRNYSSIKHHYCNSCCSQFVESHGYSCWCCFKPINL